TATCCTGGTTTACAACCAGCGTCAATGTACTTACTCTGCCAATGAAATCGCTAAAATCGGTAGATTGGAAAAGAACCTCCAAGTAAGACACATTGCCATCTTCATACAGCACACGAAGCCGCTGCATCAGCATCTTTTTCCGTGCTTCCAGCTTTTCCTTTGTCTTCTGGATTTCAATTTCCATTTGTCTGATTTTTTCCGCCCCGGCGTTCAGTTCAGCTTGAATACCCGAAATCTGTTGATCAAGTTCGGCAATCTGCTGATTGATGGCCGCCAGTTTTTTGTTCAGATCTTTTTCTTCACTGCGAAGTTTATTAATCTGCTGAAGACTTTGATTATATTGTTGACGAATCTCATCCAAGCGTTGTTGGTCGCTCTCGATGCTCGCTTCTGCCGCTGTAAAAAGAGGCATCAACAACAAAGTACCTGCCAGAATTCCGGCAACTAATTTGTTTGAAGCCATTGTGGTTCTCCTTCCTATTCAACCTCTATAAGAGCAGGTAGAATGATAGACTTTAACCGACATTCATTCCTATTCGACGGCATTCGCCCAATTCCTGTCGGTTCTGCTCGACTTTTTCGAAAAAACAGCTTACAAAGTTTTACACCGCAAGGAAACCCGCCTCCTCTCCGCTACCAATACTTGACACTACAGGCATCAGAGGCTCGCAAGCTTATTAATCAGATGTAAATAAAAATCGAAATATGGTGGAAAATAGAAGTAATAACGTCAGGAGGTCGCTATGAATAAGAAAAAGGTTGGGGAAACAAACACAATGCGGGAGGAAATGCTGCAGCAACTGTCACAAAAACAGTACGAGGATACGGGGGCGGAAATGGGCGAACCGGAAAAGCAAACCGGTATCGGCAATCCCTTGAAAGATACCTCTTTTCCGGTAACCGATATGACAGGCGCTGACATTTTTTCCGGTTATCCGGCAGAGACGATGGAGCAAGATCAGAGTAAGACAAAAAAGAAGAACCCTCATTCCTGCGGAGTATTATCTCCACAACAAAGTCCTAAGTTACCTGTAGGCTGTCAGTGTGGCGGCCTTCTTTTCCCGCTCCTTCCATTTCTTCCTTACCACCCCACTATTGACCATCTAAGCCATGCCAGTAGATCGTTCGCTCTTTGTTTCAAGAAAAATTTCTTTATAATTTGGGAAATATGATATCCTACTAGAAAGTGAAAGTGTTATGCCTTCGTTGGATGATTGGTTCCGAAAACGGTGTCAGTGAACTGGATATAGGGAAGTGATTTTATGGGTGACAAACTGGATTTGATTCTTACCAAGCTGGGAGATCTGGAAACTCGTTTTGGAAAATAATGTATTCCCCTAAGGGGGATGGGAATTAGGTTGTAGCCGCCGTAATTCGGTAACCCTGAGCTTGTGCCAATAAAATCGCTTGTTCCACCGTGATTTCACGGTTTGCTGGACGAACATCGGATTTCTTGTCAAATCCGGGTTATAGAGCACTTTGTTCTTCAAGATGTGATAGATGGCCATTAGCAGCATTCGGGCAATGGCTATGATGGCACGTTTGTGGCCTCTGCGCTTCAGTTGCAAGTAGCGGTTTCGGATTTCGGGATGTTTTTCGCTTTTGACTACAGCGGTCGCACACTGTACCCAAAGAGGCTTGATGTAGCAGTCGGCTATCGAAATCCTTACTGACTTTTTCTTGCCGGCACTCTCATTATTAGGGGGTGTAAGTCCTGCCCAGGAACACAGATGCTTGGCTGTCGGGAACACGCCCATATTCACACCGATCTGCGAAACCACGGCAATGGCGGAGAACAGGTTTTTGAAGGACGGAACAGTCAAGATCAAGTTAATTTCTTCTGCGTAGGACTCGGCAAGAGAAAGAATAATGGCTTCCAGATCCGTTTTACGGGATTCGAGGTCTTCGTAGTGTTGTTTGATAACCTTGATTTTTCCGGCCTGTTCAGGCGTAAGGAGTCCGTCAATCGCGAGTTCCAGTTCAGGAAGTTTCCTTTTCATGGAGCCGTGAATGAACGGTTCAATATCAAAAGACGTATCGAGCGGATCGTCCAGCAGCTTGTCGATAACGCATAAGGTCACGAAGCTGTCTGATCGCAAGCGGAGGCATAAAGCTTCCAGCGACAAGGTCGTGCTTGAACAAATCGGCGATCCATTGGGCGTCCTTCTTGTCCGTCTTTTTGCCGCGAATGAGAGACTCCTTTGCAAGATGTACAGGGATAGTCAGCAGGGACTGATTGCCCAGCAATAAACGAGTTGTTTATACAAAGATAAGTCTGCGTGCTCGAAGCGACACTTATTTGTGCTTGGAAAGGCAATCTACACATATAACAATGCGGTCACCTCATCATGGGGTGTCCCACTCACCTCCGCGTGATTTGTAGTGTACGGCTATCCCTGTAGGTTAAGAATACGAAATAACCGCTCAAGGTAAACGGATTTCATTCCGTTTTGTGCCTTGAGCGGAGCGAAAGGAATGGGTATAAAGATGGAACAACAAGCGATAGTGGCAATCGGTATTTTCTTAGTTACTTACGCACTCATCATATCCGAAAAAATCCATCGCACTTTAGTTGCGATGCTCGGTGGGATTTTGATGGTGGTATTTGGGGTCGTCAACCAGGAAACGGCCATCCACCACATAGATTTTAATACTCTTGGCCTGCTAATTGGTATGATGATTATTGTCTCGATTACTGCGGAAACGGGACTATTCAAGTTTATGGCGATCTGGGCGGCCAAAAAGGCGAAAGGTGCCCCGGTTCGTATTCTGTTAGCATTGGGCGTAATTACTGCCGTTGCATCCGCCTTGCTCGATAACGTCACAACGGTACTGTTAATGGTGCCTGTAACCTTCAGCATTACACGACAATTGCGTGTTTCTCCAATGCCATATTTAATTACCGAAATTCTGGCATCAAATATTGGCGGAACAGCTACGATGATCGGGGATCCCCCGAACATTATGATTGGCAGTGCAGTGCAAGAGTTGTCGTTCATGGATTTTTTCACCAATTTGGCACCAATATCGTTTGTGATATTGATTATCACGCTGGCTATTTTATTTGTCTTGTACCGCAAGCAGTTGGCAGCATCTCTGGACATTCGTGCCGGAATCATGCGGTTGGATGAGAAAGAAGAACTCACAGACAGAACACTGCTGACCAAATGCTTGACAGTGCTTGCAATTACGATTGGAGGGTTTTTCCTCCATCAAGCGCTACACCTGGAATCTGCTACTGTTGCGTTGGCGGGGGCTTTTCTCTTGTTGCTGCTGACCGGGGAGCATTATTTGGAGAAGGCGTTGGCGAAGGTAGAATGGATCACGATTTTCTTCTTTATCGGTTTATTTGTGCTCGTTTCGGGTCTGGTTGAAACGGGGGTTATCTCACAGCTCGCTGCACAAGCTATCCAACTAACTGGCGGTAACTTAACTGCCACCGCATTGCTGATCATGTGGATGAGTGCCATAGCTTCTTCTTTTGTTGACAATATTCCGTTTGTAGCCACGATGATACCTATGATTTACGAGATGGGTAACATGGGTATAACAAATCTTGAACCTTTATGGTGGAGTCTGGCTCTTGGAGCGTGTCTGGGAGGCAACGGGACGTTGGTGGGGGCAAGCGCTAACCTCATTGTAACGGGACTCGCCGCTAAAGAAGGGCATCGGCTTTCGTTTGTGAAGTATATGCTGATTGGTTTTCCACTCATGATTCTATCTATCACGATTGCTTCTGTATATCTCTATTTCCGATATCTCATATAACGCACAAGCAGACTTCAGCTGCGATCTGCTTTTTTAGCGGTTCCAACTCTTCGTAGAAAGCTGCCAGGGGAATGGCAGCCTATTGTGCTAGCGGGCAGGATAGCGCAACAGTGTACAAGTTAGGTTATAATTGGTGTTGCGCTCGTGGGTAATTGGTATAAGAATATCCATACATTGGCGGTTATGAGTTTGAAAAGATATACCAATTCTTGTATAACGGTTACCATCCACTTGGAATTGAGTATTTCAATAAACTTGTGCACAGCGGATTTCTACCAATACTATGCGCTCGACTGCGATGACACCTATATCAAACTATTAATATTGGATGCATATCTTCACAATGAATCAGTAAAATTGTCGAGACGAGTAACTTATCAGGAATTACTTAAACAATAAAATTTTAGTGAAGAAAGCAGTGGGTTCTACTTCATGAATCTGACCGAAAAAAGAGTGAACGTAATTTCAATTTTATAGGTATGTTTGTGTCGTTGGACATATTAGAAAACCGCTGATTTGCAATTGATTTGCAATCGGGATAAAATCCATAAATCAAAAAGAGAGGAACCCTAGATTCATAAGGGTTCCTCCTCTTTTCTATCCTTTCGGGTATTACATCATATCCATGCCGCCCATTCCGCCCATGCCAGGCATTCCCGCTCCTTTGTCTTTTTCCGGTTTGTCGGCTACGATTGCTTCTGTTGTCAAGAACATAGCCGCTACCGATGCTGCGTTTTGCAACGCCGAACGGGTTACTTTTGCCGGGTCCACGATACCTGCCTGGATCATGTCTACCCATTCGCCTGTTGCCGCATTGAAGCCGATGCCGACTTTCTCCGTCTTCAGGCGCTCAACGATAACAGCACCTTCCAGACCTGCGTTGTCAGCGATTTGGCGAACTGGAGCTTCCAGCGCTTTGCGTACCAGGTTGACACCGGTCAGTTGGTCGCCTTCCGCGCTTACCGAATCCAGTGCACGAATCACGTTAACCAGCGCCGTACCACCGCCGGCAACGATACCTTCCTCAACCGCAGCACGAGTTGCGTTCAATGCATCCTCGATACGCAGTTTCTTTTCTTTCAATTCGGTTTCGGTTGCCGCACCAACTTTGATAACCGCTACACCGCCAGCCAACTTCGCCAAACGCTCTTGCAGTTTCTCTTTATCAAACTCGGAAGTGGTTTCTTCCAATTGAATTTTGATTTGATTGATGCGTGCGTCGATGTCCGCTTTGTTGCCGGTACCGTCAACAATGATCGTGTTTTCTTTGGATACGCGGACTTGACGAGCGCGACCCAGCTGCTCAATCGTGGTGCTTTTCAGTTCGAGGCCGATTTCTTCCGAAATGACTTGACCCCCTGTAAGGATCGCGATATCCTGCAGCATCGCTTTGCGGCGGTCGCCGAATCCAGGCGCTTTCACTGCAACAGCGGTAAACGTTCCACGCAGCTTGTTGACAACCAATGTTGCCAGCGCTTCTCCTTCTACATCCTCAGCAATCAGCAGCAACGGACGACCGGATTGTACTACACGCTCCAGAACCGGCAAAATTTCCTGGATGTTGCCGATCTTCTTGTCGGTAATCAGGATGTACGGTTCGTCGAGTACGGCTTCCATTTTGTCCGCATCCGTTACCATATAGGGAGAAATGTAACCGCGGTCAAACTGCATTCCTTCCACAACTTCCAATTCGGTTGTGAAACCTTTCGATTCCTCTACAGTGATAACACCGTCTTTGCCAACTTTCTCCATTGCGTCTGCGATCAAAGAACCGATCTCTTCGTCGCCTGCAGAAATAGCTGCCACCTGAGCGATGTTTTCACGGCCTTCCACCTGTTTCGAAATCTTCTTGATTTCGTCAACAGCTGCGCGCACCGCTTTTTCAATTCCCTTACGGAGAATCATCGGATTTGCACCAGCAGTCACGTTCTTCAACCCTTCACGGATCAGGGCTTGCGCCAGAACGGTTGCGGTTGTGGTACCGTCACCGGCTACATCGTTTGTTTTGGTCGCTACTTCTTTCACCAATTGGGCGCCCATGTTTTCAAAACTATCTTCCAATTCGATTTCCTTTGCGATCGTTACACCGTCATTGGTAATCAGCGGGGAACCGAACTTCTTTTCCAATACAACGTTGCGGCCTTTCGGACCAAGCGTGACTTTTACCGCATCCGCAAGCACATCTACGCCACGGAGCATCGCACGACGAGCATCTTCACGAAACTTAATCTCTTTCGCCATACTGGGTTTCCTCCCTTTTTATGTAGAATAATAGTTTATTGTTGAACAACAGCCAGAATATCGGACTCACGAACGATCAGGTATTCTACGTTGTCGTATTTAACTTCTGTGCCTGCGTATTTGGAGAAAATGATGCGGTCGCCCACTTTCACATCCAGTTCGACACGCTTGCCGTCTTCATAACGGCCTGGGCCAACTGCCACCACTTCGCCTTCTTGCGGCTTTTCTTTTGCAGTGTCGGGAAGAACAATTCCACTTACTGTCTTCTCTTCTCGTTCGACAACTTTGATCACCACACGGTCACCAAGCGGTTTGATCATGTAATACCCCTCCTACAATAAATATTTAACCGTATTTGGTTGTTAGCACTCGTATCAATTGAGTGCTAACAACTCTAATCATATTCATTTTCACTTTTCTTTGCAAGCCCTTCCAGAGAATTTTTTTCAAATTCCCAACCACCGTTCTATTCTATCCGATCAGTTGGATAAATACTCCTGTTTGCCGGTTAGCAAATAATTTTCACATATCCGGTTCTGCCCTTCGTCTATGCGCAGACAGGCATCAGTCCAAAATATCATCCGCACGCCCCGATAAACGCCCGCATACTTCCCGGAGTGACATGTCCGCCATCGAATCCAACCGCAGATCATACTCCCCAAATGGCAGATTGGCTGTTACCGAATTCGGTACGATCACACAGTACATCCCGGCCCGTCTCGCTGCCAACGCTCCGTTCGGGGAGTCTTCGAATGCCACCGCCCGGTCGGGCGCAACACCCAGACACGCAAGCGCCGCCAAATACAGATCCGGTTCCGGTTTCACCCGTTTTACATCCTCTGCCGTCCGAATACAAACGAAGTAGTGCAGCAGATTCAACTGCGAAAGAAAACGCATTACCCACTCCCGCCTGGAACTGGACGCCAAACCGATTTTCAGGCCCATTTCTTTGGCAGTTGCCAAATACTCTTCCACACCAGGCCTTGCCGTCTCCTGTGCAACCCGCTGATCAAACATCTCCCGCCGCAGCTTCGCCATCGATTCACGGTCAACCGGCTTCCCGATACAGCTTTCCAAATACGCATACGCATCAAAAAAATTGGCGTGTGTGCCAATGCATTTTCCCCATACATCCAGTGGAAGTTCTGCGCCATAAGAGGCGTAAATTTGCTGCAGCACCTGATACTCATGTGTTTCCGAATCAAAAATCAATCCGTCAAAATCAAACACGACCGCTTCAATCACATGCGATCCCTCCTTTGACCAATAGAAAACCGGTCGCCTGGGACCGGTACCTGCTTTTTATATGCCATTTTTACGCAAGACCGCTTTGCTGGAGCCGTCTCAAACGCCGCTTGTAGGAAAGTTTCGACAATGTTACGCCGATTTCGTACAACAACAGCAAAGGAAGCGTCGTAATAATATCAGACACCGGTTCCGGCGGTGACAATACCACTCCGACAACCGTCAGCAAAAAATACGCATACTTGCGGTTTTTCGTCAGAAACTGAGGAGTCAATACCCCCAGACGAGTCAAAAACATCACGACAATCGGCAGTTCAAATATAAAGCCAAACGGAATCACAATATGGGCCATGAACGAAAAATAATTGCCGGCTGTCTGCATCATCTGAAACTCCTGTGAACCGAGCGTCGTGAAAAACGAATAAATAGTGGGAAAAATAAACAAATACCCAAACACCACACCGGCAAAAAATACGATCGTCACGACCGGAATAAAACTGCCCGTCACACGCCGTTCCGTATCGGTCAGGCCGGGAGCGACGAACTTCCACGCCTGATACAAAAGCACCGGAATGGTCAATCCGATCGCCGTCACACCTGCCACGATCATATATACACGCAGCACTTCCGAAGGTCCAAGCACTACCATGGGAACATTGCTTGGAATACCTCTTTTCAGAAATTGAAAAATACGGTCAACAAACGTAAACGAGACGATTAAAAACACAACAAACCACACAAGTGTGATAATCAGCCGTTTACGAAGTTCCGCCAGATGTTCCACCAGATTTTGTTCCTGATCGGACACAGTTTTTCCTCCCTGTTAAACACGCTGCTCTAACGACAAAACCCGCCGTAACAAGGATACAAGCGAATCTACGTCATCTCTATCATACACGTCGACTTCGGGTGGAGCAAGCGGAGCCAGGCCTCCTTTGGCTGCAACCGCAACAATGGAATCCAGCTGTTCGTGTTGAAAAATCGCCCCTTTTTCATCCGCCATCACAACTTTCGGAAGGTCCCCCTGTTTGTACCCTTCCACAATCACCAAATCCACGTCAGCCATCATCGACAGCAGTTGTTGCAAAGTCGGCGGCTGTTCCGTCCAGACCTGCAGCGCCCATTTTTGCGGACTGACAATCGCGACCTGATCCGCCCCTGCCTGCCTGTGCTGGAACGTATCCGCCCCCGGCCTGTCCATCTGAAACTCGTGGGCATCGCTTTTAATTGTGCCCACCCGATACCCGAGGGACTTGAATCGCTCCACAAGTTTGCAAACCATTGTGGTTTTCCCCGTATTTTTATATCCGACAACGGCAAAGGCTGTAACAGGCTGATTCATTTGCGGCTGCCCTCCATTAGGGAAGCGGCCTGCCAAGGGATTACACCGCCTGCCGCTGGCATCGCCAGCAAATACGCCTGCAGCAAATCGCCCGGTTTGACTTCCGTTTTGGCAGGGATTCGGATAAACCCCTGAATACCGGTCAAGGAAGACATAATACCGGCGCTTTGCCCAAACGGCAGCGGGATCGCTTTTAAAGCTCCCGCCTCCACCCGAATATGTGTCCGCAAAAAACGGTCCATCCCGATCGGCTTTACCTGCGGATCTGCTGCCAACTCCACTTCGACTACCGGAATTTGCGGATTTGGCTGGCCGGACATAGCCAGCAGCGCACTCTGCAAAAACAGCAGGGCGTTTACAAAACCGGCTGCCGGATTGCCGGATAGACCAAACACCGGTTTTCCCTGTAGGGTGCCGTATGTAAAAGGCGTTCCCGGCCGTATATTCACTTTCCAAAAACGAACCTGGCCGCCTGCCAACTGATAGGCGCCCCGCATCAAATCAAAATCACCACCCGCCACGCCGCCGGTCGTCACGAGTGCATCCACGGCAGGCATGGCGGCACGAATCGCCTCGACCACCTCGTCCATTTTGTCATCCACCTGCGGGAGTACATGCGGCACTCCCCCCCAGGCAGACACCAGACCGGAGATCATGTAGGAATTGCTGTTGTAGATTTTGCCGTAAGAGAGCGGTTGTTCCAAACCGACCAGCTCCCGTCCACTCGACAAAATTCCGATCACCGGTTTCCGAAAAACGGGTACGGCTGCCACACCGACACTCGCAAGCAA
The sequence above is a segment of the Effusibacillus dendaii genome. Coding sequences within it:
- a CDS encoding transposase — its product is MSLEALCLRLRSDSFVTLCVIDKLLDDPLDTSFDIEPFIHGSMKRKLPELELAIDGLLTPEQAGKIKVIKQHYEDLESRKTDLEAIILSLAESYAEEINLILTVPSFKNLFSAIAVVSQIGVNMGVFPTAKHLCSWAGLTPPNNESAGKKKSVRISIADCYIKPLWVQCATAVVKSEKHPEIRNRYLQLKRRGHKRAIIAIARMLLMAIYHILKNKVLYNPDLTRNPMFVQQTVKSRWNKRFYWHKLRVTELRRLQPNSHPP
- a CDS encoding IS110 family transposase; this translates as MLGNQSLLTIPVHLAKESLIRGKKTDKKDAQWIADLFKHDLVAGSFMPPLAIRQLRDLMRYRQAAGRSARYVF
- a CDS encoding ArsB/NhaD family transporter, with the translated sequence MEQQAIVAIGIFLVTYALIISEKIHRTLVAMLGGILMVVFGVVNQETAIHHIDFNTLGLLIGMMIIVSITAETGLFKFMAIWAAKKAKGAPVRILLALGVITAVASALLDNVTTVLLMVPVTFSITRQLRVSPMPYLITEILASNIGGTATMIGDPPNIMIGSAVQELSFMDFFTNLAPISFVILIITLAILFVLYRKQLAASLDIRAGIMRLDEKEELTDRTLLTKCLTVLAITIGGFFLHQALHLESATVALAGAFLLLLLTGEHYLEKALAKVEWITIFFFIGLFVLVSGLVETGVISQLAAQAIQLTGGNLTATALLIMWMSAIASSFVDNIPFVATMIPMIYEMGNMGITNLEPLWWSLALGACLGGNGTLVGASANLIVTGLAAKEGHRLSFVKYMLIGFPLMILSITIASVYLYFRYLI
- the groL gene encoding chaperonin GroEL (60 kDa chaperone family; promotes refolding of misfolded polypeptides especially under stressful conditions; forms two stacked rings of heptamers to form a barrel-shaped 14mer; ends can be capped by GroES; misfolded proteins enter the barrel where they are refolded when GroES binds); translation: MAKEIKFREDARRAMLRGVDVLADAVKVTLGPKGRNVVLEKKFGSPLITNDGVTIAKEIELEDSFENMGAQLVKEVATKTNDVAGDGTTTATVLAQALIREGLKNVTAGANPMILRKGIEKAVRAAVDEIKKISKQVEGRENIAQVAAISAGDEEIGSLIADAMEKVGKDGVITVEESKGFTTELEVVEGMQFDRGYISPYMVTDADKMEAVLDEPYILITDKKIGNIQEILPVLERVVQSGRPLLLIAEDVEGEALATLVVNKLRGTFTAVAVKAPGFGDRRKAMLQDIAILTGGQVISEEIGLELKSTTIEQLGRARQVRVSKENTIIVDGTGNKADIDARINQIKIQLEETTSEFDKEKLQERLAKLAGGVAVIKVGAATETELKEKKLRIEDALNATRAAVEEGIVAGGGTALVNVIRALDSVSAEGDQLTGVNLVRKALEAPVRQIADNAGLEGAVIVERLKTEKVGIGFNAATGEWVDMIQAGIVDPAKVTRSALQNAASVAAMFLTTEAIVADKPEKDKGAGMPGMGGMGGMDMM
- the groES gene encoding co-chaperone GroES produces the protein MIKPLGDRVVIKVVEREEKTVSGIVLPDTAKEKPQEGEVVAVGPGRYEDGKRVELDVKVGDRIIFSKYAGTEVKYDNVEYLIVRESDILAVVQQ
- a CDS encoding HAD family hydrolase, which produces MIEAVVFDFDGLIFDSETHEYQVLQQIYASYGAELPLDVWGKCIGTHANFFDAYAYLESCIGKPVDRESMAKLRREMFDQRVAQETARPGVEEYLATAKEMGLKIGLASSSRREWVMRFLSQLNLLHYFVCIRTAEDVKRVKPEPDLYLAALACLGVAPDRAVAFEDSPNGALAARRAGMYCVIVPNSVTANLPFGEYDLRLDSMADMSLREVCGRLSGRADDILD
- the tatC gene encoding twin-arginine translocase subunit TatC; protein product: MSDQEQNLVEHLAELRKRLIITLVWFVVFLIVSFTFVDRIFQFLKRGIPSNVPMVVLGPSEVLRVYMIVAGVTAIGLTIPVLLYQAWKFVAPGLTDTERRVTGSFIPVVTIVFFAGVVFGYLFIFPTIYSFFTTLGSQEFQMMQTAGNYFSFMAHIVIPFGFIFELPIVVMFLTRLGVLTPQFLTKNRKYAYFLLTVVGVVLSPPEPVSDIITTLPLLLLYEIGVTLSKLSYKRRLRRLQQSGLA
- the mobB gene encoding molybdopterin-guanine dinucleotide biosynthesis protein B, translated to MNQPVTAFAVVGYKNTGKTTMVCKLVERFKSLGYRVGTIKSDAHEFQMDRPGADTFQHRQAGADQVAIVSPQKWALQVWTEQPPTLQQLLSMMADVDLVIVEGYKQGDLPKVVMADEKGAIFQHEQLDSIVAVAAKGGLAPLAPPEVDVYDRDDVDSLVSLLRRVLSLEQRV
- a CDS encoding molybdopterin molybdotransferase MoeA, whose translation is MMRVGLTMEEAIGEILASVKPLSVFQIPLKDSFQYRLAEDVKANAPMPSFDRSMMDGYAIRSVDVANASPEQPALLRVVGRIAAGEVPERELRTGEAMRIMTGAPIPEGADAVARFEVTDGQQNPEAETVAVYLPVRTGESISLAGEDIRANETILRKGTLIGAAEMALLASVGVAAVPVFRKPVIGILSSGRELVGLEQPLSYGKIYNSNSYMISGLVSAWGGVPHVLPQVDDKMDEVVEAIRAAMPAVDALVTTGGVAGGDFDLMRGAYQLAGGQVRFWKVNIRPGTPFTYGTLQGKPVFGLSGNPAAGFVNALLFLQSALLAMSGQPNPQIPVVEVELAADPQVKPIGMDRFLRTHIRVEAGALKAIPLPFGQSAGIMSSLTGIQGFIRIPAKTEVKPGDLLQAYLLAMPAAGGVIPWQAASLMEGSRK